One segment of Aquimarina sp. BL5 DNA contains the following:
- a CDS encoding ABC transporter permease — MIRNYFKIALRNLLKNKIYSFINVSGLAIGMAATMLIGLWIYDELNYNNYFENNTTIAQVFQHESANNIIDTGPAIPRPLEFALREGYADNFKHIIMSSWEQPRYIRFGETNIYRRGNAMQEGAPEMLNLKIIEGIKDGLKEKNSIMLSESSSKTLFGSTPAVGKIVKVNNQDDLIVTAVYEDIPDNNSFNDVDYLIPWKYYIATQSWLQRAKTAWGNNSFQMFVQINDNTTMEAITSKIIDVKKNASPGEAEFNPQIFLFPMKNWYLRGDFENGVQSGGRIENVWLFGIIGIFILLLACINFVNLSTARSEKRAIEVGIRKSIGSQRGQLIFQFLSESFLVVFVAFLIAIGIVLLSLDGFNNLASKVIVFPWTNTLFWITSLIFIFLTAFLSGSYPALYLSSFNPVTVLKGTFRVGRFAALPRKVLVVTQFTVSIALIIGTLVVMNQIQYSKERPTGYDKEGLIQIPVMSSEFSGKADIMRNQFIASGGAVEMATTSSPTTDVWSNRGGYTWEGKPVGFQEDLAYTDVSYEFIETLGAKIIEGRGFSRDFPTDSLGVLLNKTAVEYMGIKNPIGKLIRDSDVDDPNPMPPLKIIGVIDDIIMQSPYSPVKQSMYAFDRFGNISFYNVRLNPENSISDNLEIVESVFKNNFPNVPFDYQFIDQEYAKKFRAEERISSLAKVFTILAIFISLLGLFGLASFVAEQRTKEIGVRKILGASLANLWILLSKDFIKLVIIALFISAPIAYYFMSQWLQKFSYRTDISWNIFLIAGSGAIIITIITISIQAIKSVTANPVDSLRTE, encoded by the coding sequence ATGATTAGGAATTATTTTAAAATCGCATTAAGAAACTTATTAAAAAATAAGATCTATTCCTTTATAAATGTATCTGGATTGGCAATTGGTATGGCCGCTACTATGCTGATTGGTTTATGGATATATGATGAACTTAACTATAACAATTACTTCGAAAACAATACAACCATCGCTCAGGTGTTTCAGCACGAATCTGCTAATAATATTATAGATACGGGTCCTGCCATACCAAGACCATTAGAGTTTGCATTGAGAGAAGGTTATGCTGATAATTTTAAACATATTATTATGTCTTCTTGGGAACAACCAAGATATATCCGTTTTGGAGAAACTAATATTTACAGACGGGGAAATGCGATGCAAGAAGGTGCTCCAGAGATGTTGAATTTAAAAATTATCGAAGGTATAAAAGATGGTCTAAAAGAGAAGAATTCAATAATGTTATCAGAATCTTCTTCAAAAACACTATTCGGAAGTACTCCTGCTGTTGGCAAAATTGTAAAAGTGAATAATCAAGATGACTTAATTGTTACTGCAGTTTATGAAGATATTCCTGATAACAATTCGTTTAACGATGTGGATTACTTAATACCTTGGAAGTATTATATAGCAACACAGTCTTGGTTACAAAGAGCAAAGACAGCTTGGGGAAATAATTCATTTCAAATGTTCGTGCAGATCAATGATAATACAACTATGGAAGCTATTACTTCTAAAATCATTGATGTTAAGAAAAATGCTTCTCCTGGAGAAGCAGAATTTAATCCTCAAATCTTCTTATTTCCAATGAAAAATTGGTATTTGAGAGGTGATTTTGAAAATGGTGTTCAAAGTGGTGGTCGTATTGAAAATGTTTGGTTATTCGGTATCATCGGTATCTTTATTTTATTATTAGCTTGTATCAATTTTGTTAATTTAAGTACAGCTCGTTCAGAAAAACGGGCTATAGAAGTGGGTATAAGAAAGTCTATAGGTTCACAAAGAGGCCAGCTTATATTTCAATTTTTAAGTGAATCATTTTTAGTTGTATTTGTGGCTTTTTTAATAGCTATTGGAATTGTATTATTGAGTCTAGATGGGTTTAACAATTTAGCAAGTAAAGTCATTGTTTTTCCGTGGACAAATACACTATTTTGGATTACATCCTTAATATTCATTTTTTTAACTGCATTCTTGTCTGGAAGTTATCCCGCATTGTATTTATCATCTTTCAATCCTGTCACCGTCTTAAAAGGGACTTTTAGAGTTGGTCGTTTTGCAGCACTTCCAAGAAAAGTATTAGTAGTCACTCAGTTTACAGTATCTATTGCACTTATTATAGGTACACTCGTGGTGATGAACCAAATTCAGTATAGCAAAGAAAGACCAACAGGTTATGACAAAGAAGGTTTGATTCAAATACCAGTCATGAGTAGTGAATTTAGCGGAAAAGCAGATATCATGCGAAATCAATTTATAGCTTCTGGAGGAGCTGTAGAAATGGCTACAACAAGCAGTCCTACTACAGATGTTTGGTCCAATAGAGGTGGTTATACCTGGGAAGGTAAACCAGTTGGTTTTCAAGAAGATTTGGCATATACCGATGTATCCTATGAATTTATCGAAACCTTAGGTGCAAAAATAATTGAAGGAAGAGGTTTTTCTCGAGATTTTCCAACGGACTCTTTAGGTGTTCTTCTTAATAAAACTGCAGTTGAGTATATGGGAATTAAAAATCCGATAGGGAAATTGATACGGGACTCTGATGTGGATGATCCCAATCCAATGCCCCCTCTTAAAATTATTGGTGTTATCGATGATATTATTATGCAATCACCATATAGCCCTGTAAAACAATCTATGTACGCCTTCGATAGATTTGGTAACATTTCTTTCTATAACGTAAGACTAAATCCTGAAAACAGTATTAGTGATAATTTAGAAATAGTTGAAAGCGTATTTAAAAACAATTTTCCTAATGTACCATTTGACTATCAATTCATAGATCAGGAGTACGCTAAAAAATTCAGAGCAGAAGAACGTATCTCCAGTTTAGCAAAAGTTTTTACCATATTAGCCATATTCATTAGTCTTTTAGGTTTATTTGGTCTTGCTTCTTTTGTAGCAGAACAACGTACAAAAGAAATAGGTGTACGAAAAATTCTTGGAGCTTCTCTTGCTAATCTATGGATATTACTTTCTAAAGACTTTATCAAATTAGTAATTATTGCACTATTTATATCAGCACCAATAGCCTATTATTTTATGAGTCAATGGCTGCAAAAATTCTCTTATAGAACCGACATCTCTTGGAACATATTTTTAATCGCAGGCTCTGGAGCTATTATTATAACTATTATTACGATTAGCATACAGGCAATAAAATCAGTAACTGCAAATCCTGTAGATTCTTTACGAACAGAATAA
- a CDS encoding ABC transporter permease, translating to MIRNYFKIAWRNLWRRRGFTFINITGLSIGMTASFLMLLYVSFELSYDSFHSKTDDIYRVVADIKTPSDNIEANITAWAVPPNLEKDFPEIISAVRINDLNMIVRKDDLKFKETNAIAADSSFFSVFDFELLQGNPKEVLKKQFSIVLSETIAKKYFGDQNPIGKSLKITEEGYNSTVTGVMKDFPENSHIKADIILSLTTFTQHLDKELDTRWGSYDAAAYILVNSNTDPYKLAAKFPAFLEKHSGAFMKQSKMFVTLNLEPLKSLYLESTRGGTGGGSMTNVYIFSIIAIFILLIASINFINLTTARSVERAKEVGIRKVMGAEKQQLSLQFIGESIITCLLAFLITTLLTIITLPFFNEIAGKVISEGLFSNYGNILKLLGISLAIGLFAGIYPSIVLSSFKPIQVLKGNFSTGGKGVLLRKSLVIVQFTISIILITGTIIIYNQMKYMQNQELGFNKDRLLILEAESSKSQVALKHAIDKIPGVKFTSLGSSVPGGGNSSAYSEIENKAGDLQIANLDLYFIDHEYIPQFDLKIIAGRAFSKDFASDSTQAMIINEEAVKLLGYNNPQNAIGARFKQWGREGQVIGVIKNFHFNSLHDNIGPLTMRMEQTRNDLITVKLAPNNIKKTIGEIEKLWGSFLPEQPFDYFFLDDSFNEQYESEERFGNLFLYFASLAILISCLGLLGLAAYSTLQRRREIGIRKVIGASVSEIVNLLSKDFLKLVMIAFAIASPIAWYVMYNWLQDFAFRIDIKWWMFLLSGGSAILIAILTVSFHAVKASLSNPVKALRTE from the coding sequence ATGATCAGGAATTATTTTAAAATAGCATGGAGAAACCTTTGGAGAAGAAGAGGTTTTACTTTTATCAATATCACGGGATTATCCATAGGAATGACTGCTAGTTTTCTTATGTTATTATATGTTAGTTTCGAGTTAAGCTACGATAGCTTTCATAGTAAAACTGATGATATCTACAGAGTAGTTGCCGATATTAAAACTCCTTCGGATAATATAGAAGCTAATATCACTGCTTGGGCAGTACCACCTAATCTAGAGAAGGATTTTCCCGAAATCATTTCTGCAGTAAGAATTAATGATCTAAATATGATTGTTCGTAAAGACGATCTAAAATTTAAAGAAACAAATGCTATTGCTGCTGATTCTAGTTTTTTCTCTGTTTTTGATTTCGAACTACTTCAAGGAAATCCAAAAGAAGTATTAAAAAAACAATTCAGCATCGTATTATCTGAGACTATAGCTAAAAAATATTTTGGTGACCAAAACCCTATTGGTAAATCCTTAAAAATAACCGAAGAAGGATATAACTCTACAGTAACTGGAGTTATGAAAGATTTTCCAGAAAACTCTCATATTAAAGCCGATATAATATTATCACTAACAACTTTTACGCAGCATTTAGATAAAGAATTAGATACTAGATGGGGTAGTTATGACGCTGCAGCTTATATTTTGGTTAATTCTAACACTGATCCTTATAAACTTGCCGCCAAGTTTCCCGCATTCCTAGAAAAACATAGTGGAGCGTTTATGAAACAGAGTAAAATGTTTGTTACTCTAAACCTAGAACCTCTAAAAAGTTTATACCTAGAATCTACAAGAGGTGGAACTGGAGGTGGCAGTATGACTAATGTTTATATCTTTTCTATCATTGCTATCTTTATTCTTCTAATTGCATCTATTAATTTTATTAATCTTACAACAGCGCGTTCTGTAGAACGAGCAAAAGAAGTAGGAATTAGAAAAGTAATGGGAGCAGAAAAACAACAGTTATCATTACAATTTATTGGAGAATCTATTATAACCTGTTTATTAGCCTTTTTAATAACAACCTTACTAACGATTATAACCTTACCGTTTTTTAATGAAATTGCTGGAAAAGTAATTAGTGAAGGCCTTTTTTCTAACTATGGCAATATACTTAAACTATTAGGTATTTCATTAGCGATAGGGCTGTTTGCTGGAATTTACCCTTCAATAGTTTTATCATCTTTTAAACCAATACAAGTATTAAAAGGAAATTTTTCTACTGGTGGTAAAGGTGTTCTTCTCAGAAAAAGCTTAGTAATTGTGCAATTTACCATTTCGATTATTCTTATTACTGGTACCATTATTATCTATAATCAAATGAAATATATGCAAAATCAGGAATTAGGATTCAATAAAGATCGTTTACTAATTCTTGAGGCTGAATCTTCTAAATCTCAAGTAGCACTAAAACACGCTATTGATAAAATTCCTGGAGTTAAATTTACAAGCTTAGGATCTAGTGTTCCTGGAGGAGGAAATTCGTCCGCGTATTCTGAAATAGAAAATAAAGCTGGTGATCTTCAAATTGCAAACTTAGACCTCTATTTTATAGATCACGAATATATCCCTCAATTCGATCTTAAAATAATAGCAGGAAGAGCTTTTTCTAAAGATTTTGCTTCTGATTCTACGCAAGCAATGATTATTAATGAAGAAGCAGTAAAACTTTTAGGGTATAATAATCCGCAAAACGCTATTGGTGCAAGATTTAAACAATGGGGTCGCGAAGGCCAAGTAATAGGTGTTATTAAGAATTTTCATTTCAATTCGTTACACGATAATATTGGTCCACTCACAATGCGAATGGAGCAAACTAGAAATGATTTAATTACAGTAAAATTAGCACCAAATAATATAAAAAAAACCATCGGCGAAATTGAAAAATTGTGGGGATCTTTTTTACCTGAGCAACCATTTGATTACTTCTTTCTAGACGATTCTTTTAATGAACAATATGAAAGCGAAGAACGATTTGGCAACTTATTTTTATACTTCGCTAGCTTAGCGATATTAATTTCTTGTTTAGGATTACTCGGACTTGCAGCATACAGTACCCTACAACGAAGAAGAGAAATCGGAATTCGTAAAGTAATCGGCGCTTCTGTTTCTGAAATTGTAAACCTTCTGTCTAAAGACTTCTTAAAACTAGTAATGATCGCTTTTGCCATCGCCTCCCCTATTGCGTGGTATGTTATGTACAATTGGTTACAAGACTTTGCTTTCAGAATCGACATAAAATGGTGGATGTTCCTTTTATCAGGAGGTTCAGCTATACTAATCGCAATATTAACTGTTAGTTTTCACGCGGTAAAAGCTTCCCTGTCAAACCCTGTTAAAGCATTACGCACGGAATAA